gtttacacacacctctccccgttctttagctcctgtgaccgattgcggggctccgccctgtccgccgacagctcagcggggattaacggaggaatccccgctgagccaaatgggctaacggagcggatcaatacggatccactccgtgtgaaagagcccttagtaatAAAGAAACACTTGTTCTACACCTTCTGCTGGCCAGATAGATGGGGCCCAGAACCTTGTGTTGGCACATtgatgtactgtccctttaagagTTTGCATGCAGTGGGAAAGTGATCCTAACTGGAAAATCTGTCTCTGTGCTAGCAGATGCAGTGTATGGCTGGCCAGTGGCCACTCACCAATCCTGTGTACACAGCGGCTTTCAGTCAATGTGCATGGCAAAAGGTGTTTCCTGATGGTATCCTCAGCATGTGTCTCCTTGCTTGATGTCCCGCTCTCTGCTTTCCCTGCACTTAGGTGGGTTAAGCTGTGCTCAGTCCTGCTCTCCCCGCAGTAAGAGGGAGTTTttcctatgccccccccccccccccaaaaaaaaaacaatatctctTCCTCATCTGTTTTGTGTCTCTCTGTTGggaatttaagtttttttttaatcccacatGCTGTAATAGCTGAGTTTCCCTCCCAGTGAACTAAACTCCACACAATCTTCCATGAGTCTCTTGTAGTCCAGGTTTCCCTGTGTGCCCTCTAGTGGATGGAGGCATCCTTGCACTGACTATTACAGCTCCACAGTAAAATTCTCTGCTAGGACTGTTGCCTGTGTAGAAGTCCTTCTCGGGATAGACACACAGAGACAACAGCAAATAAAGGCGGGACTGCAAATACTTCTCTCTGACCAGTAAAGTGCCGGGCTACAAACAAAAGAATATACATACACAGAAGACCAAGTCAAAATTGAGTAAGTGGTAAGTTAAATATGTAACAAACATTGTAATTTAAATGGAAATAACATAAAGTACCATTAAATTAAATTAAGGCATGTGGCCAGATGAATAATGTATGGCAATGAGTGACAAGGATTCCAATTATTAATAATAGTATACAGATTATGGGCTTGTAATGGGGAAGAAAGAAACCAAACAGCTAATACCAGTTCAAGACCAAGAATCCCACTTGATCTAGAAGGATTGCATAGAATATTGGATTGTGTGGAATATCCTTTCCACTAACTTCAGGGAGTCCATTCTTATTAGAACTTGAGACCATGGGGTTGTCTGATGATACACAgatatgaaacaaatctccctacataggttttacatatatatctgctgtcttcacatttacatACTggttagaaagttcagatcgtgttaggacatttttttcttcctgtttaacacagagtgtgatgtctgggcatacagccaagatgctAAAATTgcagattggaggaaaggcacacaccccctatcatcataggcagagactttcagaggtgttttgtaacagggccagctctctgctaatctatttatagcaacctccccggacagaaatttcaggctgcttttgtgtccgagaatttgtcaggagttatcaggctgataacagagcaaggggtcaggagagagctacgggacttagctctatgaagagagataacaaaatactgcagatatgacATCACTCGTTGCTAGACGCCAAGCGGTCCAGGCGTTAGCAACGAGTGCAGGGAAGAGGCTCCACTCACGTCCTCCTCCTGGTATTCTGGTCTGTCAATGCGGCGTAATTAGTGAtgagtctctctctctgcgccgcaGATCGGCTGATGTGAGAGAGAGACTTGGGCAGCGGCAGCAAGCTAGTGTGACATGATTGTcagtgcaattttttggggggggggcaattgccctgttgccccccctggatccgcccctgctacTGCACACATACAAGTGTATGTTGATCATTAACCACAGTGTTATCAGAATAAATCTGATTTTGCGTTGACTTCTCTTTGTTTCTAAACAGAATGATCTACTCTGTTGTTTGTTTCCTAAGGTGGTGTTAAAGGAGACCTACTTATTGACTTTGGAGCTGGACCCAGTATTTATCAGCTTCTCTCTGCTTGTGAAGCTTTCAACAATATCATCACTTCCGactttcttgagcaaaacctagCACAGCTACAGAAGTGGCTGAGGAATGATCCCGATGCATTAGACTGGACTAAAATTGTCAAGCTTGTGTGTGAGCTGGAAGGTAACAGGTGTGTCACAATTGTGTTTTTAGGATAATGTGTTTGTGTAACAGCAGTTCTGCCCTCCCCGACTAGTTTGTATATATTATAGCATATTGTATCTAACCGAATATTTACTTTACTAAAACAGGTGCAGGTTGGTGTACGTTGCGTAGGGGCAATGCTTTTTGTTTAAACACAAGGCACTgcgtgctgtttttttcttctttttcaaccTTTTAACATTAGGgtgctgctcattttgtctaggggaatcggctagttgttttaaaatcgaagctgtacttaccgttgtagagagcgatcttctccgccgcttccgggtatgggctgcgggactgggcgttcctattttgattgacagtctttcgacaggcttccgacggtcgcatccatcgcgtcacgattttccgaaagtagctgaacgtcggtgcgcaggcgcagtatagaggcgcaccgacgttcggcttctttcggctactcgtgacgcgatggatgcgaccgtcggaagcctgtcggaagactgtcaatcgagaaggaacgcccagtcccgaagacccatacccggaagcggcggagaagatcgctctctacaacggtaagtactgctcggattttaaaacaactagccgattcccctagacaaaatgagcatcaatctaagggtaaaaaattttttatgggtgaactcccgctttaatctagGGGATATCTTTTTGAGATTTATTGCTTGAAGAACTTCAAACAGGAGAGGGGTTAAACATGGGATACTTCAAAACGCTTGAGCAGTAATAAGAGGATTCTCTTTTCTAGTCTTGCATACATAGGTTCCACTGGGGAAACAGGGGAAAGGCAAGTACTCTAAGACAGTTCCCAAGTATCACAATTCAGGATCAGTACTCACAAGTCCCCAGGACAGCTGCACACCTTCTAGCTTTCTCCGGACATGGTCCAGTGAGGGAGACAATCCTTCTCCTGACCAGATCCCTTATGGCAgttgtcatcaaccctgccctacagggcccactaacaggccaggttttatgtcttaccatggggagatgcagtctagaatactgcaatcactgagcagcaaatgatatcacctgtgatgtatttcagttatcttgcaaacctggcctgttagtgggccctgtaggacagggttgatgaccactgccttatggCGTCCTACAGCTAGTTCCTCAAAAAGGTCACTTTAGGCTCTCAGCTCTGCCACAGCTGATACCTCAAAGAACAGCTACACAAGCCCCAGAGACTTCAGGAACCCTCCCTGAATAGAAAAGAGCAATCTCCCCAGGACTCCATACTATTTATCACCTCCCCAGCCACCTTCTGGGCACTCCCTCCAGGGATTGTCTAGGGAATGATAAATAGTAATTCTGGCCATTTGACTCTCCCAACTCCATATTCTCAAAACTTCTTCCAGAAGCAGATGAATCAATAAAAGTCCCAGCTTGTGAAACCCTGAACAGACCAGAGCAATCAATCACTTCACTACTCCCTTGACTACAGAAGGAGCCAACAACTAAATTTGCCTAGCATCCTGCACTATGAGGGTGCTACATAAGGCACATAGAAAGCGACAAATTGCAAATAAACACAGCTGAATTAATGAGGGGTGAACAAACCTTAAACCTGCCAGATCTCCTCTTTTTGAAATAGGAGTAACTGCAGTTATATAGAATCCATATCACCATATTATTTCCTTAGCTTTCACGGGAGTAGAAGGCAGCTAAAGGCCAGGTAAAAATCCTGCCTCACACCATCTTAAAGGACAGTGCTGTAAAAGGAACTTTTCGCcgcaatcccctcccgcaattttgcgACAATCGCGGAAATCCCCTCCCACAATTttgcggcaaccccctcccgcaatttcgcggcaaCCCCCTCCTGCCATTTCGCAGCAATCTCCCGATTGCGGCAATTTCGGCACCACCCACCCTCAACAACTTCGGTCGGATGGATGTAATTCTCGgcagcccccagcccccctgctcaacaactttgatgctccagggggccccttcactgcAGTTGTGTAACTGAAGGCGGCCCtgggaagaggtaagaagtctgtCCAGAGGCTTCCCTCCCCCCTCAACAATCTTGTCGAATCCCCACCCCGCTCGACAAGTATGATCGGTCGGCGCActgccccccgctcaacaactttgataggTTGGCCGGCGGATTcagcccccccaaccccccctcaacaactatgatcggtcggCGGTAACAACCCCCCAGCTTCTctgccccaccaccctaagtcctgccctgtaagtgcccatcagtgaagaagaaaaattacttattttgcaaaatgtttaaacagaaactaagaaaagaaaaaaatcaaaatgttcagtctttagaaaaacccagtggtgaataaataccaccaaaacaaagctctatctgtctaaaaGGAATGATAAAAACttcatatggatacagtgttgcataaccgccTAATTTTCATtcagtgcgacagcgctgaaaagctggaaattggccaagggcagggctggactgggacaacaatttggccctggactccatgcagactggcccactttgacaggtctttcccatgacggccggacaactcccgcaagtATTCAGGAGTGTGGAAGGGCATAGTAAGTGGCAAAACCTTTAGAACAAATTCTATGGAACTGATTGAAACCTACTCTTCCCATTCCCATTTGCCAAACAAAACAAGGATCTTACTTAGCTTGGTAACAGCTGGTTTCTTTCAATCAATATAGAACTTATTTACTATACAGATTGTTATAAATATATGCAATCCTAACATTCTACGGTGTCCTCTTTTAGTGACAATGAGAGCtgtaagaagaaggaggagaaactGAGGAGAACAGTGACAAAAGTTCTAAAATGTGATGCTCTGAAGAAGAACCCATATGACCCGGTGGAGATGCCAAAAGCCGATTGCCTGATTAGTTGCCTCTGTTTAGAAGTACCCTGCAAAGACGTAGAATCTTTCACCGATACTTTGAGGAATCTCAAGAGCCTCATTAAACCAGGGGGTCACATAGTAATTCAGAGTGTGCTTAACTGTACATACTATTATGTTGGTCAAAAGAGATTCTCCTGTCTGGCCATTACTAAGGAAGAACTGGAGATGGCATTTAAGAAAGCTGGATATGAAATAGTGAAACTAAAGGTCATTGCAGCTACTGAAAAACCAGGAAAGGACATCTTTGATCAGGATAGCTATTATTTTGTCCATGCCCGTAAACCACGTTCATAgggcaaattacatttttttttctacacaagtTCTAATCAGTAATTTCTCCTGTTGCTTTCCAAATTAATATTATAATTAACACATCTAGTGAAACAGCACAGATCAATTAAATCCAAGCCAAGTGGAAATTAAgagatttttttcctcattaattaATATTATAATACATTAATATTAGTAAACATTTATGAATATCAAGACATTCTAGATACTAATAACTCAAGGACAGATGCAGTGGCATAGATACTGCATTCACAGCTGATACTGGACCCTTTCTGCTCACAATTTTCCCCAGCCTCCAGTGTTTTACACTTACTACTACTTAGAAAATGCAAGCCAAAGAGGTGTTATAATTTGTAGCCAAATGAAAGGGCAGAACTCTTTCTTCTGCACAATAGTAGTGGTAGTATAGCGTGGGCTAGTGGGTTTAGGCATAgtaaaggggggtgggggtgggaaaGAGCCCATGGTCTGCACTGGGGCCAACACCcatatagctgcaccagattgatcCTGATAGCCATTACTATATCCATGCTTTTAAAACTTGCAAACGACCAGTAAAGTACCTTTATCCATATGGATTTTCATGAttgttgtaataaatatataactgcattcaagttttttttgtcttttaatcTTCCTGGAGTTCAAGTTAATATGAACCAGTGGCCTAGGCTATGGTCATTCAAGTAATTATATGCTCTCAACAAATTGTAATTTCGTCTTTAAACAAGCCCTCTCTGACCTCTCTAGCTGCAAGTACTGTGGAGCAATTTATCCTCAAATTAAGAGCCGGATGACAaaagtcagtgggccagattcagaaagatcagcggatctttctgctggcgtaacatatctcatttacgttacgccgacgcaagtttttcaggcaagtgctttattcacaaagcacttgcctgtaaagttgagccggcgtagcgtaaatcccccggcggaattcaaattccgcgggtagggagcgtgtaacatttaaatcaagcgcgtccccgcgccgaacgaactgcgcatgcgccggccgcgactgaatcccagtgcacatgctccaaatgacgttggcaaatcgtcatgctttcgtgtacgtaaattatgtccagccgtattcgcgaacgacttacgcaaacgatgtaaaaaattcaaatttcattgcgggaacgacggccatacttaacattggctgcgcctcatagatccaggggtaactatacgccgaaaaaagccgaacgcaaacgacgtaaaaaaaaaagcgccgggcagtcgttcgtttctgaatcggcgtaactactcatttgcatattcctcgcgtaaaaatacggaagcgccacctagcggccagcctggaattgcagcctaagatccgacggtgtaaaacacttacacctgtcggatcttagggatatctatgcgtaactgattctctgaatcagtcacatagatacgaccggccgaactcagagatacaacggagtatcaggagatacgccgtcgtatctctttctgaatctggcccaatgtcttccATTAATTAAGCTCCAAACTTTAGTTTGTTTGTATAATTTACTAAAGCCAGGGCCAGATATAACAGTAGGCATGTGCCTATGAGTAACAGGCCTGTGTGTGTTATCGGACGCACACTTTTATTTTCCCATGATTAGTAAGCGTGGCTCGCTCACTTTGTGGAGTTAGATTCCTATATGGTCACTGGATTTCCAGTAAAGCAAAATTAGACTGTGTAATACAAAATACACTTTGTGAAGCTGCTCTGTTGAATGGACTATTCACATTCCTTTAAGTTAAGTTTTTATAAAGCAATTTGGCCTAGACATCTTCTTTCTGTGAAGTACACAAGTGTGCTAAGTATTAGGCTGACGTAAGAAGAGAGTTGGACTCTGGAAAAACTGGAGGTAGTTGGCTTATTGCTGTATGTCCCCTGGGCTTGCGTGGAGAGTATGAGTCTTATATCCCCTGTTTAACTGTTGGCGAGCtcgggcctaggtgtcattttagGCCTAAAATTAGTGATCTGCCTCGGGCCTTCCATCACTGTGAATTAAGTTTAAGTGCCCTGTAATAATGGAGACAGAAGGACCTGCTGGTAGGGGTCATATTAGTACAGAAAATAGAGATGACCGTGCGGTAGATCAGAAGGAATAATATAAAGCAGTCTTCACTATTCAAACCACCATGCCAGCTTTGTTGCCACTCATACCAGGTCAGGGGAAACCCAAAGGGAactctaaaaacaaaaacaaaacagaaaacaaacagacagagggcacaccagccttgtgcattaccTTCGCAACACTTTAATGTATAAAGGATAAAAATTCATACTCAATCGAGTATTGAGTCAAAATACTGAAGAGCCACTGAAGAAGAGGGGACACCctcaaaatgcgtcagctgcttttggactacacatcccaccattgAAACTGGCCAGCTGATCTTGCTGGATGATGCAATTGATGGACTGTACATTATATGCTTGACTCAATACTCGTTTGTGAGTATGAATTTTTATACATTGCAAAggtaatgcacaaggctggtgcgcccCCTGTTTGTTTATCTTTTTAGGGGTCATATTACACTTGGTTTCAGGTTGATATAGAATATTTATTTAACCCCCCACTCATTAaagcactctaatgccgcgtacacatgatcatttttcggcatgtaaaagacaaaatttttaaaaaatgtcatttaaaacgatcgtatgggggcttcacatcatttttcgtgttctgaaaaacgacaaaaaaaaaaattcgaacatgctgcatttttttaacaacgttttaaattatgtcgtttttcgggttgtaaaaaatgatcgtgtgtgggcttagacgacgtgaaaaacccacgcatgctcagtagcaagttatgagacgggagcgctcgttctggtaaaactaccgttcataatggagtagcacattcatcacgctgtaacggacagaaaagcgtgagtcgtcttttactaacacaaaatcagctaaagcagcccaaagggtggcgccatccgaatggaacttcccctttataatgccgtcgtatgtgttgtacgtcaccgcgctttgctagagcatttttttttaacgatcgtgtgtgggcaacgtagttttaatgatgaagttggaaaaaacgttgttttttctagaggctgaaaaacgtcgttttttacaagccgaaaaatgatcgtgtgtacgcggcataattccttggattttttgtttttctaaaaattTCATTTTGGCTTGATCCCATTCATGTAACCTAGATCATAGATCCTCAGATACAATAGATCTCAATGTAAATTTTAAGGAGATGTACAGCCAGGGTATGAAcctctgctaaaaataaaaagtcagcacTACACCCAAAAATCAAAAAGCCGTAAATAAGAAGCTGCTTGCAATAAAAGTAATATACAGTACTCACagaaacttaaatttttttttaaaataaatgcaaatatacTATCTGTAAAAAATTCTTAATGTTTGACTAACAGAAGAAGTGGCAACTCACAAGAAACAAATGTTGTCTCAGCCAAGAGAACAGCAAACATGCTTTGTgtaatcagggccgtcttaatagcattatgggcccctgggcaaagtaatgctctggggccccctacaatggagacagtgcaggtaaacagacatcaagtaggtaggaggcagacaagcggagcttccgcattaactacatgaacaatcattctgtacagcaaagaaaatactacatacataaagtaaaaagctgtcctgtgcatataatctgctagattgatgcctccccagcactctgacccctctacgccccagatatccccctagcactctgatccctttacaccccagatacccctctacac
This sequence is a window from Rana temporaria chromosome 10, aRanTem1.1, whole genome shotgun sequence. Protein-coding genes within it:
- the LOC120915492 gene encoding nicotinamide N-methyltransferase-like; translated protein: MATPYTSSQTYIDEFDPVDFYKTYYHPEEGTITGEWLHFALRNFHETFTSGGVKGDLLIDFGAGPSIYQLLSACEAFNNIITSDFLEQNLAQLQKWLRNDPDALDWTKIVKLVCELEGNSDNESCKKKEEKLRRTVTKVLKCDALKKNPYDPVEMPKADCLISCLCLEVPCKDVESFTDTLRNLKSLIKPGGHIVIQSVLNCTYYYVGQKRFSCLAITKEELEMAFKKAGYEIVKLKVIAATEKPGKDIFDQDSYYFVHARKPRS